Proteins encoded in a region of the Caldisericia bacterium genome:
- a CDS encoding FAD binding domain-containing protein, producing MISKDLIYIKPDNLKEAYEIYINYKGKGLNPYYYSGGTEIITFTRRRLINPDVLIDLKKIRECIEIYFDNGNLIIGSTVSLNKLIEANFSNIISKSIKYVADRTTRNKITIGGNILGQLPYREAVLPMLIFDAKIRFFGLEGLKEISINEIFDKNLKIEKGDILVQFVINKEKLNLDYYYDRKVFYSRVDYPIISTLFLNENENLKFAITGAFNFPLRDKKVEEILNNSDMNSKNKIDKIVEYLLPLFKSDFRASKEYRIELFKLILDDALRYFGRS from the coding sequence ATGATTTCAAAAGACTTAATTTATATTAAACCAGATAATTTAAAAGAAGCTTATGAAATATATATAAATTATAAAGGAAAGGGTCTAAATCCTTATTATTATAGTGGTGGTACTGAAATTATCACTTTTACTAGGAGAAGGCTTATAAATCCTGATGTTTTAATTGATTTAAAAAAAATTAGAGAATGTATTGAGATTTATTTTGATAATGGAAATCTAATAATTGGTTCAACTGTTTCTTTAAATAAATTAATAGAGGCTAATTTTTCAAATATAATTTCAAAATCAATAAAATATGTAGCTGATAGAACCACAAGAAATAAAATAACAATTGGTGGAAATATTTTAGGTCAACTTCCATATAGAGAAGCAGTTTTGCCAATGCTCATTTTTGATGCGAAAATAAGATTTTTTGGACTTGAGGGATTAAAAGAGATAAGTATAAATGAAATATTTGACAAAAATTTAAAAATAGAAAAAGGAGATATTTTAGTTCAATTTGTAATCAATAAAGAGAAACTAAATCTTGATTATTATTATGATAGAAAGGTTTTCTATTCAAGAGTTGATTACCCAATAATATCTACTCTTTTTTTGAATGAAAATGAAAATTTAAAATTTGCAATTACTGGTGCATTTAACTTTCCGTTAAGAGATAAAAAGGTAGAAGAAATATTAAATAATAGTGACATGAATTCAAAAAATAAAATTGATAAAATTGTTGAGTATCTTTTACCTTTATTCAAATCAGATTTTAGAGCATCCAAAGAATATAGAATAGAGCTTTTTAAACTTATCTTAGATGATGCTTTGAGATATTTTGGGAGGAGTTAA
- a CDS encoding xanthine dehydrogenase family protein molybdopterin-binding subunit: MSEYNYIGKEINRLDGILKVSGKATYTNDLYFPDLLYARILISPLSHAKIKSIDIEEAKKIEGVRSILLGKDYPILFGIYLGDKPPLAIDKVRYFGEPVAAVVADSEEIAERAIKLIKVEYEPLPFVGNPLDALKDNAPIIHEEMEKYSHISSIHPEPGTNIANRTKIRKGDIEKGFKESDVVIEEEFCLPPGDHVAMEPRAVIAEILPDGMVIIYSSTQAPFVVRNLLSKFFGIPHEKIRVIAPKVGGGFGGKAGIQLEGLALILSKSVNGRKVKLVNKREEDLISSPGRIGMYGKIKIGAKKDGKLVAMDILYIFDSGAYADYAVNISRGAAVSCTGPYNVPNVRCDSLCVYTNHPFATAYRGFGHIELSFAIERAMDILSKKLNIDPIELRYINVIKKGDTTPTNQLMDDSTGDLRKCIEKAKELIKWNEGSYLKIDDNKVKAKGFACFWKPPMIPPNTDAGAIISFNENGSINVNVGVVEIGSGTQTGLAQIVASKFKLDISKINVVSEVITDRSPHDWTTAASRSLVMAGRAVIDACDDAINQIKEVASQVLRCPKEDLDIKDGKVYVLGAEHKFLEIKDIALGYVYPNGNAIGGPIIGRGKYISRFLTDIDKETGRGDPSLEYTMGAEAVEVEVNLKDGNYKILKAVCVIDAGKVINKKLAKHQFIGGIQMAIGFTTTEGFIFDSRARVLNYSLRDFKIPRFGEHPEYLVDFVETTQHDGPYGARGIGEEAILGIPGALSNAISRAIGKEIKRLPITFEKVFNKIKEEK, encoded by the coding sequence ATGAGTGAATACAATTATATAGGTAAAGAAATTAATAGGTTAGATGGGATTTTAAAAGTTTCTGGAAAGGCAACTTATACTAATGATCTTTATTTTCCAGATCTTCTTTACGCAAGGATATTAATAAGCCCACTTTCTCACGCAAAAATAAAATCAATAGATATAGAAGAAGCAAAAAAGATAGAAGGTGTAAGGTCTATATTATTAGGTAAAGATTACCCAATACTCTTTGGAATATATTTAGGAGATAAACCACCTCTTGCAATAGATAAAGTAAGATATTTTGGAGAACCGGTTGCAGCAGTTGTTGCAGATAGTGAGGAGATTGCAGAAAGAGCAATTAAATTAATAAAAGTAGAATATGAACCACTTCCTTTTGTGGGAAATCCTCTTGATGCATTAAAAGATAATGCACCAATTATACATGAAGAAATGGAAAAATACTCTCATATATCAAGTATTCATCCAGAACCAGGTACAAATATTGCAAATAGAACAAAAATTAGAAAGGGTGATATAGAAAAAGGTTTCAAGGAGTCAGATGTAGTAATTGAAGAAGAGTTTTGTCTTCCACCAGGCGATCATGTTGCAATGGAGCCAAGAGCTGTTATAGCAGAAATTTTGCCTGATGGTATGGTTATTATTTACTCTTCAACTCAAGCACCTTTTGTTGTTAGAAATTTATTGAGTAAATTTTTTGGAATTCCACATGAAAAAATAAGAGTTATTGCTCCAAAAGTTGGTGGTGGTTTTGGTGGAAAAGCAGGAATTCAACTTGAGGGTTTAGCATTAATTCTTTCAAAGAGTGTTAATGGAAGAAAAGTAAAACTTGTTAATAAAAGAGAAGAAGATTTGATTTCATCTCCTGGAAGAATAGGAATGTATGGAAAGATTAAAATTGGTGCAAAAAAAGATGGAAAATTAGTAGCAATGGACATATTATATATATTTGACTCAGGCGCATATGCAGATTATGCAGTAAATATTTCAAGAGGTGCTGCGGTTTCTTGTACTGGACCATACAATGTTCCAAATGTGAGATGTGATTCATTATGTGTTTACACGAATCATCCATTTGCTACTGCATATAGAGGATTTGGACATATTGAACTTTCTTTTGCAATTGAAAGAGCGATGGACATTTTAAGTAAAAAACTAAATATAGACCCAATTGAGTTAAGGTATATAAATGTAATAAAGAAGGGAGACACAACTCCAACAAATCAGTTAATGGATGATTCAACTGGAGATTTAAGGAAATGTATTGAGAAAGCGAAAGAATTAATTAAGTGGAATGAGGGAAGTTATTTAAAAATTGATGATAATAAGGTTAAAGCAAAAGGTTTTGCATGTTTTTGGAAACCCCCAATGATACCTCCAAATACAGATGCTGGAGCAATTATATCTTTTAATGAAAATGGATCTATAAATGTTAATGTTGGAGTTGTAGAAATTGGTTCTGGAACTCAAACTGGTTTAGCACAAATTGTAGCATCAAAATTTAAATTAGATATTTCAAAGATAAATGTTGTATCTGAAGTTATAACAGATCGATCTCCTCATGATTGGACTACAGCAGCGAGTAGATCTCTTGTTATGGCTGGAAGAGCAGTAATTGATGCTTGTGATGATGCGATAAATCAAATTAAAGAAGTTGCATCTCAGGTTTTAAGATGTCCAAAAGAGGATTTAGATATAAAAGATGGGAAAGTTTATGTATTGGGAGCAGAGCATAAGTTTTTGGAAATTAAAGATATAGCTTTAGGTTATGTTTATCCAAATGGAAATGCTATAGGAGGTCCAATAATTGGAAGAGGTAAATATATATCAAGATTTTTAACGGATATAGATAAAGAAACAGGAAGAGGTGATCCTTCACTTGAATATACAATGGGTGCTGAAGCAGTTGAAGTTGAGGTTAATTTAAAAGATGGAAATTATAAAATTTTAAAAGCTGTATGTGTTATTGATGCTGGTAAAGTAATAAATAAAAAACTTGCAAAACATCAATTTATAGGTGGAATTCAAATGGCAATAGGTTTTACAACAACCGAAGGTTTTATTTTTGATTCAAGAGCAAGAGTCTTAAATTATTCATTAAGAGATTTTAAAATTCCAAGATTTGGAGAACATCCAGAATATTTAGTTGATTTTGTTGAAACCACACAACATGATGGGCCTTATGGAGCAAGAGGAATAGGAGAAGAGGCAATTTTAGGAATTCCAGGAGCACTTTCAAATGCAATATCAAGAGCGATTGGTAAAGAAATTAAAAGATTACCAATAACATTTGAGAAAGTTTTTAATAAAATAAAGGAGGAAAAATGA
- a CDS encoding MBL fold metallo-hydrolase yields the protein MELVRIKEGIFFIKDTTNLPLFEAGSSFYLIDAPIDKDKAKKVKRIIEENNFNIKNLILTHHHADHTGGGKYLKEALKLKTFSTSSEKIFIENPILEPIYLNLGGNPPKEFLNKWVLSEGVIIDEDIFSLKNENFKIIDLSGHSIGMIGILIDKILFSSDSFFSKQVLEKYIVPYFHSYYKFIKRMEEIKEIDFDFVIPSHGDLYNKDDSIKIIDENIEILRSIKEKILDIIKDYETIENIIYLLNLNVNSYIVANLIKSSILSLLNEMKDIGEVEIEIKKGVVFFKKI from the coding sequence TTGGAATTAGTAAGGATTAAAGAAGGAATATTTTTTATAAAAGATACAACTAACCTGCCTCTGTTTGAGGCAGGTTCTTCTTTTTATCTTATTGATGCACCAATAGATAAAGATAAAGCAAAGAAGGTTAAAAGAATAATTGAAGAAAATAATTTCAACATCAAAAATTTGATTCTGACACACCATCATGCTGATCATACAGGGGGTGGTAAATATTTAAAAGAAGCATTAAAATTAAAAACTTTTTCTACATCTTCTGAAAAAATTTTTATAGAAAACCCTATTTTAGAACCAATTTACCTAAATTTAGGTGGTAATCCACCTAAAGAGTTTCTAAATAAATGGGTATTGTCTGAGGGAGTTATAATAGATGAAGATATTTTTTCTCTAAAAAATGAAAATTTTAAAATAATTGATCTTTCAGGCCATTCAATAGGTATGATAGGAATTTTAATAGATAAAATTTTATTTTCATCTGATTCATTTTTTTCTAAACAAGTTTTAGAAAAATACATTGTTCCATATTTTCATTCATATTATAAATTTATAAAAAGAATGGAGGAGATCAAAGAGATAGATTTTGATTTTGTAATTCCTTCTCATGGAGATTTATATAATAAAGATGATAGTATAAAAATTATTGATGAAAATATTGAAATACTAAGATCAATTAAAGAGAAAATTCTTGATATTATTAAAGATTATGAAACAATTGAAAACATTATTTATCTATTGAATCTAAATGTAAATTCTTACATTGTTGCAAATTTAATAAAAAGTTCAATTTTATCTTTACTTAATGAAATGAAAGATATTGGGGAAGTTGAAATTGAAATAAAAAAAGGGGTTGTATTTTTTAAAAAAATTTAA
- a CDS encoding radical SAM protein has protein sequence MSIKQIVAGYLVKKTLLYTKKDPEKNLDKILDFMKAITPIKTYREQIEAAKKNIHKDNYWKLITGVIKRVDEKMLTKLGYNFFVNTLLIGVQKNNEAEKKYGVPGLFTILISPTMRCNLKCIGCYAGEYTKKDDLPIEIVDKIITEGKQLGTYMYTILGGEPFIREDMFEIYKKHSDCAFQVFTNGTLLDEEMVKKIKEVGNVMPVLSIEGFEKDTDERRGKGVFKKLMDAMDLLRENGILFGYSTTYTKLNADTVTSEDFLDMLIEKGAFWGWYFLYMPVGREPSVELMATPEQRKKLGEFIRWARENKPIWPMDFWNDAPFVTGCIAGGRRYIHINHKGEVEPCIFLHFSGGNIKEKSLIEILKSPLFTYIRKFQPFNKNLLMPCEIIDEPKVFRYIYNKTKPQATDLDADLIATDEKLMNDLDRYSKEVAKMMNEVWMNEPVFEKLREAARKAIEAKKERLNKEALEKRKRYDEILKRKKEREERLEKEIKVN, from the coding sequence ATGAGTATTAAGCAAATTGTTGCTGGGTATCTTGTTAAAAAAACTCTTTTATATACTAAAAAAGATCCAGAAAAAAATTTAGATAAAATTTTAGATTTTATGAAAGCAATAACCCCAATAAAAACTTACAGAGAACAAATTGAAGCAGCAAAGAAAAATATTCACAAGGATAATTACTGGAAACTAATTACAGGAGTAATTAAAAGAGTTGATGAAAAGATGTTGACCAAATTAGGTTACAACTTCTTTGTAAACACACTTCTTATTGGAGTTCAAAAAAATAACGAAGCTGAAAAGAAATATGGAGTGCCAGGTCTTTTTACAATTTTAATAAGTCCTACTATGAGATGTAATTTAAAATGTATTGGGTGTTATGCTGGTGAATATACTAAAAAAGATGACCTTCCTATTGAAATAGTTGATAAGATAATAACAGAAGGTAAACAACTTGGGACCTATATGTATACTATTCTTGGAGGAGAACCTTTCATCAGAGAAGATATGTTTGAGATTTATAAAAAACACTCTGATTGCGCTTTTCAAGTTTTTACAAATGGGACACTTCTTGATGAAGAAATGGTTAAAAAAATAAAGGAAGTTGGAAATGTAATGCCTGTTTTAAGTATTGAAGGATTTGAAAAAGATACAGATGAAAGAAGAGGAAAAGGTGTTTTCAAAAAGCTTATGGATGCAATGGATCTATTAAGAGAAAATGGCATTCTTTTTGGTTACTCAACAACATATACAAAATTAAATGCAGATACTGTAACAAGTGAAGATTTTCTTGATATGTTAATAGAAAAAGGAGCCTTTTGGGGTTGGTATTTCCTTTATATGCCAGTTGGAAGAGAACCTTCAGTAGAATTAATGGCAACACCCGAACAAAGAAAAAAGTTAGGAGAATTTATAAGATGGGCAAGAGAAAATAAACCAATTTGGCCAATGGATTTCTGGAATGATGCTCCATTTGTAACAGGTTGTATTGCTGGTGGAAGAAGGTATATCCATATAAACCATAAAGGTGAAGTTGAACCCTGTATTTTCTTACACTTCTCAGGGGGAAATATAAAAGAAAAGAGTTTAATTGAAATTTTAAAATCTCCTCTATTTACATATATTAGAAAGTTTCAACCTTTTAATAAAAATTTACTTATGCCATGTGAAATTATAGATGAGCCAAAGGTATTCAGATACATTTATAATAAAACAAAACCACAAGCAACTGATCTTGATGCTGATTTAATTGCAACAGATGAAAAACTAATGAATGATTTAGATAGATACTCAAAAGAAGTTGCAAAAATGATGAATGAAGTTTGGATGAATGAACCAGTTTTTGAAAAGCTTAGAGAAGCAGCTAGAAAAGCTATAGAAGCAAAAAAGGAAAGATTAAATAAAGAAGCACTTGAGAAAAGAAAAAGATATGACGAAATTTTAAAAAGAAAAAAGGAGAGAGAGGAGAGGTTAGAGAAAGAAATTAAAGTTAATTGA
- a CDS encoding helix-turn-helix transcriptional regulator: MNNLDIKLTERQKDLIYFLTEYFKKNKWINPYIISKKLDINLITAYEHLRNLKEKGILRIEFIKKGKGRPKYYYTLTTQGKIFLYGSKKLDEYKKFLEEFEKAKIDGKLNDFIKEKLKILASKTIKPLIYIVLGFLIISTLFSNTKEFETLKEFLLLSSTSKILFLSFASYLFFLLTKFFDDFKGFEADWEDIKLNFINLKDEEREEIVNLLIGYLSGGDKNEY, translated from the coding sequence ATGAATAATTTAGATATTAAATTAACTGAAAGACAAAAAGATTTAATTTACTTTTTAACTGAATACTTTAAAAAAAACAAATGGATTAATCCTTATATAATTTCAAAAAAACTTGATATAAATCTTATAACAGCATATGAACATTTGAGAAATTTAAAAGAGAAAGGAATTTTAAGAATTGAGTTTATTAAAAAGGGGAAAGGAAGACCGAAATATTATTATACATTAACAACTCAAGGTAAAATATTTCTTTATGGATCAAAAAAATTAGATGAGTATAAAAAATTTTTAGAAGAGTTTGAAAAAGCTAAAATTGATGGAAAACTTAATGATTTTATAAAGGAAAAATTAAAAATTTTAGCATCAAAAACTATTAAACCTTTAATTTATATTGTGTTAGGCTTTTTGATTATTTCAACACTTTTTTCTAATACAAAAGAGTTTGAAACTTTGAAGGAATTTCTTTTACTCTCCTCAACTTCAAAAATTCTTTTTTTAAGTTTTGCATCATATTTATTTTTCTTACTTACAAAATTTTTTGATGATTTTAAAGGATTTGAAGCAGATTGGGAAGACATAAAACTTAATTTTATAAATTTAAAGGATGAAGAGAGAGAAGAAATTGTAAATTTACTCATTGGTTATTTGAGCGGAGGTGATAAAAATGAGTATTAA
- a CDS encoding transcriptional regulator — protein sequence MNDKVFEFDDVIHEKTRLMILGLLLKEGEMSFTDLKESLNLTDGNLTSHLRILESNGVIEVRKTFVGRRPKTFYKFTKEGKERFIKYLDNIENFLKNLLT from the coding sequence ATGAATGACAAAGTTTTTGAATTTGATGATGTAATACATGAGAAAACAAGATTGATGATATTAGGACTCCTTTTAAAGGAAGGTGAAATGAGCTTTACAGATTTAAAAGAATCGCTTAATTTAACAGATGGTAATTTAACATCACATTTAAGAATATTAGAAAGTAATGGAGTTATTGAAGTAAGAAAAACATTCGTTGGAAGAAGACCTAAAACATTTTATAAATTTACAAAAGAAGGCAAAGAGAGATTTATTAAATATTTAGATAACATTGAAAATTTTTTGAAAAATTTACTTACTTAA
- a CDS encoding ABC transporter ATP-binding protein: MKIIEVNDLKKYYGVIKAVDGLSFYVFKGEVFGMVGPNGVGKTTTIECVEGLRKPTSGEIKVLGMNPYKNRENLYKKISVQLQETRYQDKIKVWEILKLFSSFYEKGVNYEELLEKFDLKNFKNSFVSDLSGGQRQKLSIILALIPDPEIVFLDELTTGLDPKARRDMWKFILDLKKVGKTIFLTTHYMEEAEVLCDRVAIIDKGKIIALDTPSNLIKMSNLDEVIKFEGDVFDLEKFYQIKGITKVLLQNGEITLMGKGEDFLKNVVDFLYTNKVNFKNLKTKKPNLEDTYLSLTGKIYEEVKQ; the protein is encoded by the coding sequence ATGAAAATAATTGAGGTGAATGATTTAAAAAAGTATTATGGAGTGATTAAAGCAGTCGATGGATTGAGTTTTTATGTTTTTAAAGGTGAAGTTTTTGGAATGGTTGGACCAAATGGTGTAGGAAAAACAACGACAATTGAATGTGTAGAAGGACTAAGAAAACCAACTTCTGGAGAAATTAAAGTTCTTGGAATGAATCCATATAAAAATAGAGAGAATCTTTACAAAAAAATTAGTGTTCAACTTCAAGAAACAAGATATCAAGATAAAATAAAAGTTTGGGAAATATTAAAACTTTTCTCTTCTTTTTATGAAAAAGGAGTAAATTATGAAGAGCTTTTAGAAAAATTTGACCTTAAAAATTTTAAAAATAGTTTTGTTTCAGATCTTTCTGGTGGACAAAGACAAAAATTATCAATAATACTAGCACTTATTCCTGATCCTGAAATTGTCTTTCTTGATGAACTCACAACAGGTCTAGATCCGAAAGCAAGAAGAGATATGTGGAAATTTATTTTAGATTTAAAAAAAGTAGGAAAAACAATTTTTCTAACTACACACTATATGGAGGAAGCAGAAGTCTTATGCGATAGAGTTGCAATAATTGATAAAGGAAAAATTATAGCCCTTGATACACCATCAAACTTAATTAAAATGAGTAATCTTGATGAAGTTATTAAATTTGAGGGAGATGTTTTTGATTTAGAAAAATTTTATCAAATTAAAGGAATAACAAAGGTTCTTTTACAAAATGGTGAGATAACTCTTATGGGTAAAGGTGAGGATTTTTTAAAAAATGTTGTTGATTTTTTGTATACAAATAAAGTTAATTTTAAAAATTTAAAAACAAAAAAACCAAATTTAGAAGACACTTACCTTTCTTTAACAGGAAAGATTTATGAGGAGGTAAAACAATGA
- a CDS encoding ABC transporter permease, translating to MKTLYELIKVDFKLLLREFIVVFFAIIFPVAIVLMMGGIYGNKPTPYFGGFGSVDVLVPSYLGVILAVNGIMSLPLTLVEYRDKKILKRYMATPLKPIYIIISQIVVNFILTLIGFILLYLVAKIVFDLKFYGNVFIFSLSFVLSTLSLFSIGFIIASLISNPRTASTFAYIIYFPMLFLSGSTIPIENFPKFMLTLSKFFPLTYIVDLFKRTWLKSDISWVKLNLNLKIDLIVIILMMVICFIISILTFKWYYD from the coding sequence ATGAAAACTCTTTATGAATTAATTAAAGTTGATTTTAAACTTCTTTTAAGAGAATTTATAGTTGTTTTCTTTGCGATTATATTTCCAGTTGCTATAGTTTTAATGATGGGTGGAATTTATGGAAACAAACCAACACCCTATTTTGGTGGTTTTGGTTCAGTAGATGTTTTAGTTCCTTCATATCTTGGAGTTATACTTGCAGTAAATGGTATTATGAGTTTGCCTTTGACTCTTGTTGAATATAGAGATAAAAAAATTTTAAAAAGATATATGGCAACTCCTTTAAAGCCAATTTATATAATAATTTCTCAAATAGTTGTTAATTTTATTTTAACCTTAATAGGTTTTATTCTTTTATATTTAGTTGCAAAAATTGTTTTTGATTTAAAGTTTTATGGAAATGTATTTATTTTTTCTTTATCATTTGTTTTATCTACCTTATCTTTATTTTCAATTGGTTTTATAATTGCAAGTTTAATATCAAATCCGAGAACAGCAAGCACATTCGCATATATAATTTATTTTCCAATGCTTTTTCTATCTGGATCAACAATACCAATTGAAAATTTTCCAAAATTTATGCTCACTTTATCAAAATTTTTCCCTTTAACCTATATAGTAGATCTTTTTAAAAGAACTTGGCTCAAAAGTGATATTTCCTGGGTAAAACTCAATTTAAATTTAAAAATAGATTTAATAGTAATAATTTTAATGATGGTTATTTGCTTTATAATTTCTATTCTGACATTTAAATGGTATTATGATTAA
- a CDS encoding DUF5668 domain-containing protein yields MFGLILVALGVLFLLKNLGIISGDVWEIFWPILLIILGLWIIIGSFTKRKFFRNFFSCRRDFHEDFPFEKKDKEEE; encoded by the coding sequence TTGTTTGGTTTAATTTTGGTTGCATTGGGTGTTCTTTTTTTGCTTAAAAATTTAGGAATAATTTCAGGCGATGTTTGGGAAATTTTTTGGCCAATTTTACTAATAATTCTTGGATTATGGATAATTATTGGCTCTTTCACAAAAAGAAAATTTTTCAGAAATTTTTTTAGTTGTAGAAGAGATTTTCATGAAGATTTCCCTTTTGAGAAGAAAGATAAAGAAGAAGAGTGA
- a CDS encoding DUF362 domain-containing protein produces the protein MEKTKVFLKKVITSTISNFLEETFNIFKDKPFLEGERVLVYFDGFYDKKTTFSTYPDENLIKELIEKLINFGVQLRIGVPVVEYLDEKLYSILKSYPVEIISFMREGFVKVQHKKITIGPVRRGTEHTHRRVLSKLYLPQSYFWANSLISISKIKLHPFYIFEGATIGILSLTPSYTKVETLFYGANLTILGEALSEIISIINEKIKLVFLDGLSIFEGDEIRGNKKELNVLLSSNDILSIDSVGSVLVGLRPKDNPIFNSISLRNLGENKLTNIEIKGDKFDILIQKAKLPTKRKSSIFSKTSFQINKDLCTDCEICTEICPTSCIDLSNHSIDIKRCISCFECYLRCPEHAIEIK, from the coding sequence ATGGAAAAGACAAAGGTTTTTTTAAAAAAAGTTATCACATCAACAATTTCAAATTTTTTGGAAGAAACATTTAATATTTTTAAAGATAAACCATTCCTTGAAGGTGAAAGAGTTTTAGTTTATTTTGATGGCTTTTATGATAAAAAAACTACTTTTTCAACTTATCCAGACGAGAATTTAATAAAAGAATTAATTGAAAAACTTATAAATTTTGGAGTTCAATTAAGAATTGGTGTTCCTGTTGTTGAATATCTTGATGAAAAATTATACTCAATATTAAAATCTTATCCTGTTGAAATTATTTCATTTATGAGAGAAGGTTTTGTTAAAGTTCAACACAAAAAGATCACAATAGGACCAGTAAGAAGAGGAACAGAACATACCCATAGAAGAGTTTTAAGCAAATTATATTTACCACAATCATATTTTTGGGCAAATTCACTAATTTCAATATCTAAAATCAAACTTCACCCATTTTATATTTTTGAAGGCGCAACAATTGGTATTTTATCTTTAACCCCATCATATACAAAAGTTGAGACTCTTTTTTATGGCGCAAATTTAACTATACTTGGTGAGGCACTTTCAGAGATCATTTCAATCATAAATGAAAAAATAAAGCTTGTTTTCCTTGATGGACTTTCAATTTTTGAAGGTGATGAAATTAGAGGAAACAAAAAAGAGTTAAATGTCCTTTTATCTTCAAATGACATATTATCAATAGATTCTGTTGGTTCTGTTTTAGTTGGTTTAAGACCAAAAGATAATCCAATATTTAATTCAATATCATTAAGAAATTTAGGTGAAAACAAATTAACTAATATTGAAATAAAAGGAGACAAATTTGATATTTTAATTCAAAAAGCAAAACTACCAACAAAAAGAAAATCTTCTATTTTCAGTAAAACTTCTTTTCAAATAAATAAAGATTTATGCACAGATTGTGAAATTTGTACTGAAATTTGTCCGACATCATGTATTGATTTATCAAATCACTCAATTGACATTAAAAGATGTATTTCTTGTTTTGAATGTTATCTAAGATGCCCAGAACACGCGATAGAGATTAAATAA
- a CDS encoding DegV family protein, with translation MEKIGLIVDTAGDIPREIVQEYNIVEVPFYLYFEGEENLVYKENVTLKPEDFFKIMREKKKHPRTSQPNMEDYLKPMEDLVNQGYNNILVMTLSAKFSGSNQSAQLAKDELNKKYPNVRVEIFDTKSATLGEGIQQIVAAKMIKKGSLSFNDILKKLWIIRDKTFVFFTVEDLYFFYLGGRLGKGTAFLGNIMNLKPIMQVKDGEVEPLERVRGRKKSLMRIAELAKENIKSLEHLYVGSPHADCLEDQLFLIEYFREITGFKGEIITRIMGTTIGAHPGPGTTGLCFFEENLEGVI, from the coding sequence ATGGAAAAGATAGGTTTAATAGTTGATACTGCAGGGGATATACCAAGAGAAATAGTTCAAGAATATAACATAGTAGAAGTTCCATTTTATCTTTATTTTGAAGGAGAAGAAAATTTAGTTTATAAAGAAAATGTTACTTTAAAACCAGAGGATTTCTTTAAGATAATGAGAGAAAAAAAGAAACACCCAAGAACATCACAGCCAAATATGGAAGATTATCTTAAACCAATGGAAGATCTTGTTAATCAAGGTTATAATAATATACTTGTTATGACCTTATCAGCAAAATTTAGTGGGAGTAATCAATCTGCTCAACTTGCAAAAGATGAGTTGAATAAAAAATATCCCAATGTAAGGGTTGAAATTTTTGACACAAAATCTGCAACTCTAGGAGAAGGAATTCAACAAATAGTTGCTGCAAAAATGATAAAAAAAGGCTCTCTTTCTTTTAATGATATATTAAAAAAATTGTGGATAATAAGAGATAAAACTTTTGTATTCTTTACAGTTGAAGACCTATATTTCTTTTATCTTGGTGGAAGACTAGGTAAAGGAACTGCATTTTTAGGAAATATAATGAATTTAAAACCAATAATGCAAGTAAAAGACGGAGAAGTTGAACCACTTGAAAGGGTCAGGGGAAGAAAAAAATCTTTAATGAGAATTGCAGAATTAGCAAAAGAAAACATTAAAAGTTTGGAACATCTATATGTTGGCTCTCCTCATGCTGATTGTCTTGAAGATCAACTTTTCTTAATTGAATATTTCAGAGAGATAACAGGTTTCAAAGGGGAAATAATAACTAGAATTATGGGAACAACAATTGGTGCTCACCCAGGTCCAGGAACAACTGGGCTTTGTTTCTTTGAAGAAAATTTAGAAGGAGTTATTTAA